The DNA window CCTTGAAGACAATGATAAACTGACCagcaatagtaataagtTGTACGCCGATAAACCAGGGGTTTCGCAAGATGCCTTGATACCAAATATCAAGCTTGTTGTCTACACGACGACAGTTGTGTTGATTAAAGAATTGCATCCAGACGTAGATATTCAGCACCAACGTCTGCAGCTTTTCGATCTCAAACTCGGTGTCAGGGTTGAAAGTGTCCCAGCCGGCATAATGCACCACAAAGACGACTATCAGCTGGTATATGGCCTGACAGATGATCATCTTCCACATCGTAATGGAAATGATAGGTGCGTTTCTAGGTTCGGGCTTGCGTTTTAAGAAGTCGGGAGATGGGTGATCAGTAGCATAACCGAGAGAAGCAAAGATATCCATGATCAAATTGATCCAAAGTAGTTGTACAACGGTGAAGATGGCGTCGCCAACAAGTTCCGAAACAACGGTGATGATACCTGCAGTGATATTGATTGTAAATTGGAACTGCAACTCGTTAGCTCATTGTTTGTACATCCGACTCAGAACACTCACTTGACAAAACTTCTTGACTGAATCATTGACACTTCGACCCCAGCTCAAGGCTTTGACAATTGAGGCAAAATTATCGTCAAGAAGGATGATGGATGCGGCTTCTTTCGCCACCTCGGTACCTTGTATACCCATGGCAAATCCGACGTCAGCTGCCTTGAGGGCGAGGCCGTCATTGGTGCCATCACCCGTCACTGCTACCGTTTCGTTCATTCTCTTTAGATGAGTTACGAGAAGAAGCTTGTCCTCTGGGCTCGATCGGGCCAAAACCTGTAGTCTTGGAATAACAGCGTCGAGCTGCTCGGGAGTCAGATCCCTAAATGTTGGTCCATCCATAGCAATGCCACCAGCTGTGTAGATGCCACACTCCGCTGCAATAGCTTTAGCCGTCAGGAAATTGTCGCCTGTGACCATGCGAACAAAGACTCCAGCAGCTTGGCATTGGCGAACAGACTCGACAACTTCAGGCCGCAACGGGTCACGAATACCAAAGGCGCCGATGAAAATCATGCCAGATGCCAGCCATTCCAAGTTGATATTATCGGGATCGTCGTCGGGGCCCTCGAAAATCTCGTGTGCCGTAAAGTCTCGGTAGGCCATGGCAACCGGCCGTAACATTCTAGCCGCATAGTCTTCAATCGTGTTACGATAGCTTATGCGATCATTCTCCGAGAGGCGGGCAACCGGAAGTCGGAAAGTTGGGTCCAGAACGACAAAAGCGCAATACTCAAACACGACTTCCGCAGCTCCCTTTACCAGAAGTCGATAGCGGTCGTCATCAACTTTTATCAAGACAGCCATCCACTTGCGGGATGAGTCAAAGGGAAGAATAGCGACAAGAGGACAATTAGCTCTCTCCTCCGCCAAATTACCCATACCCAGATGCTGACGACTAAATTGTAACAAGGCCGTCTCGGTGCTGGAGCCCATAAAGGGGGATGATCCAGAGTCGTCAGTCTCGAAAGCGGTAGAGTTGAGCGCGATACTGTCTTTAAGTAGTCGCCGGCAATCTGGTGAGAGTGACTTTGCGAGATCGGTCGAACTGTCGCACTTGATGGTGGAAGCACGAGACATGGATGAATCCGGGTCAGGAGTAGCAAGATCAGTGTCGTCAAAGTAAGATTCGAGTCCGACACGTCCAACCACTACAGTCATCTTATTCTGTGTCAAGGTACCTGTCTTGTCGGAGCAGACAGTTGTTGCATTTCCCATAATTTCGCACGATCGAATCAGCCGAACAAGATTATTGTCTCGAAGCATGCGTTTCGTagcaaaggcaagagcaATAGTCACATTAAGCGCCAATCCCTCAGGGACAGTAATTACAACAACCGTGACAGCCAAGATCAGGATATGTAGAAAATCTTCAGCTTTCTGGGATGGCCCACCAGTAATGGTGTTGAGAGTGATCAAGAATCGGATCAAGAGAACGAGAAAGAAGATAGAGCCAGCAACACCACCAATAATGATGAGCTGCTTGCCGAGGCGGCCAAGTTTCACCTGGAGTGGTGTTGCTTTCACATCATCTCTCAGCGACATGAGTATACGTCCGTAGGTCGAATTGACACCAACAGCAGTAACAATGTAAGAGCCGACACCGCGCGCGACGGTAGTTCCACTCAAGATGAAAGGGTCGATTCGAGATGGATGCACTGAGTGGTGGGGGTTTGGCACGCACTTGTGAACCAGATCAGCTTCTCCGGAAATGGAAGACTCGTTCATCTGCAGACTTGACGCTTGCACGAGGACACCGTCAACAGCAACAATATCGCCAGCCTCAAGATGTAAAAGATCGCCAACAACGACTTCATGGACAGAGATGCGCTGCAATTTACCAGACCGAACAACTGTTACATCCCTCTGTTGCTTCCGCTCATTGACCTTTTTGAACTTGTAATTCTTCTGCCAGTCGGTTGCAGCGCTAGctatgatgatgacgaggatcGCAACTACAATGGTAACGCCATCTACCCACTCAACACGGGATGCGCCTATCGACTTATCGGCGGACTGGTAGATACCAATAGCAAGCGAGATGGTGGCCGATATGGTCAAAAGTATGATGAGCTTGTCATTAAAAGCAATCCATAGCAGCCTGAAGAAGGACTTTTGTGCTATTTGAGGAAGACGGTTGTCCCCGAAAACACGTTTGCGATCGACATAATGATTATCATGATGTTCGAAAAGACCGTTGTGGAGGAGCGGCGGCGATGGCGGAGGGGAAGCAGCGGAAACCAGCGGTGGTCGTTCAAGATTACCGGAAGCTACTGCTTCATCAAAGCTGACGGTTCCATCAAGAGTTGTCTCGTCGACGCTGAGTCCAGCCGAGATATCGGTTCGAAGGCCAGCGGCTAAGCCCAGCAAGCCGCCAAAGGCGCGTAGCGCTGGGAGACTCCTTGTGGTCAGGAGTTTGTGAAGTTGGGTCGGGGTGAAAGCAAAGTTATTTCCTTGAACAGGTTCATCGTCGTGTAAATCGAATGGCGGATCGTCGTTGTTGGGAATTTGAGAAGTCATATCGATCGGAGGCTGGTGTTGACTACCAGAATTGGAGTTTGAGTTGGACCCTTCGCCAGAGCCGCCATAGCGTGGATCAGAGGCAGTCGTAATGTCGTCCATCAATGTAGAGCTGTTGGAGATGAAAGCAGCCGTAAGCTGGTACGGCTGAACTGTAAGAGCAGTCTGTCaaacaaaagacaagaaaaCAAAAGCAGAGCAAAGAAAAGGTTGGTGGATCAAAGATTGTTTGGTATCAACTGAACGGGACGGGGACCGTTGAGTGTGGAGGAAGGTGGTTGAACGGTAGCGTGGGGGATGTTTTTACTGGCTTTTACCCCGAATGCGTTAGAACCAGTCATGAGGAGCAGGAAAATAAAGAACCTTATTGAGAAACTCGTCATACCTGGACAGGACGTCTCCACCGGGAAATGACCTGAATTTGGGAGATGGCTGTGAGTGGTTCTTGGCGGACAATCTTTATTCTGGCTGTCTGGGGTCCATGACAAAGACGGGCCATATACAGCAACAATCACCGGCGACACGTCGCTAACCCACTGTAAGTGGTCCGCCTTACAGAGAGTGAAGGCCCCCGTAAGTTCATCGCTTCGGAAGGGCCGAGACTCTGCTCTGGAGGTCGGTCTTTGGGGATGGTGAAGATGCTGGGTATGGCGTCTTGGCAGTGGTCTTGGCTGCAACGTTGTGCGTGTGCTAGACTAGTGAGAGACTGGGTGAGTAGtagtcgtcttcgtcgtcgtcgtcgtcatctttgTGGTTATAGTATTGACCATTTTTGTATATGAGGTTTTGTTTGTTGTCTATGAATCAACGTCGTCGATTTAAGAATTTGTGTCAaaggggaggaggaggggaggaggggaggaggaggttcGAAACTGCACACAGTGTCAAGTTGGCTAGTGCAGGTAGAGAGCTAGGGACGGCAGCCTTCCCCGCCAGCATCTGCAGCGGAATTCCAGAATGTAAAAAGGCAACAACGACATCTCGCTTGGCAAaagactacctaggtaattgCCAAGAATTTACACTTTTATTGAGGCCAACGATATCTGCCAAGTTTTAAACGATTAGGGGCCAACGAGTCAGAAGATACGAGTGTCATGTCAATTACCTCCACCAAACGTTATTCTCGATAACATGTAAAACAAAGTTTAATTACTACGATTGATTAGATCTACAGCCAAACTTGTACATATTAGGTATTGGAGTCTCTTgacttttctgatacccaaGGGCAGAGTACATCACAGCCGTAGTCTATACAGACTACAGTAGAAAGCCTTGCCCAACAACACAAGAAGCGAGATTACTTTGTCTCAGTTGTTTCTATAGTACAGACCATATTAATTGCTGGCTGTGTTTGATGAGCCTCAATCAAAGCCTCAACCTCAAACGCTTTGACGGTTAGTAAGCGGACTAGCGGAATAAGCAATACTTTGACCTCCAAACCAACAAACAAAGCAAGAGATACAGGCACAGGCATAACCAATTCTCCTTGTTTCTCTGGTCCTCACATTTCACAAGTCTACAACCCGTTCCGTCCCTCTTACCAAATTCATCAATGGAATCCAGGAGCACAAGAGTTACATTCCATGGAACAAGTCACAATATGACAAAAGCTTGCTCGTGACGCTCTGCTCAAGCTTCAATTCGCGTCACCCTCTTGCATTCTTATTTTGAACGTCTCTGTCTAAAGCATTGCGATCCAGCTTTGCGATCAAGACATCACTTAAAGTTCTATCAAAGAAAAGCAGATCTCGTCTCCTCTAGCCAATTGTTACTCTCATCCCCTCCATCCGATCGCTTCGGTCCCCTGCCGGCCGAGACATGCATTACCATTAGATACTAACTGTTCTAGTCTATAAGTTACACAATCTCACCAGTGAATGAACGATTGGGGACATCGACTCTTGTTCTCCCATTGAAGCGGGAATATTTGCACGACCCTGAATCCATGTCCAACCAGTTTCCACATCCAGAATGTTTGTCTACAAGTGACACAAGCTTAGTATGTAGCAGTGTTCAAGATGAATcaaccaaagacagcagagACATAAACCCCGATGCAGTTCATGAGCCTAGGTGCGATTGGAGGTGTCCAATGTTAAGCTTGAATCAAAACATGGCGCTGTCTCTCGCTTACATCTCCAAACATTGAGCACACAtggtgtcttgtcttgtcttgtttcgTTTCATTCCATTCTCCAAGCTCCTCTACCAACATACTCGTCTttctcatcgtcatcaataCTGACATCAATCAATGCCCTGTCGGAAATGAATCTCTAAACAAACACAACATTCCGTATCAAGATCCCGCTGTTGTCCTCCTCTTAACTTCCGATCTATCCACAGCCCTCGAGCTGACTCGCTGGCGGAACGGTACGGTTTGTCTAGAGAAGGGCGACATCCGATGCTCGATACCCGTTGGGAAAATCCTTCTCCAATTAGGGCTTCTTTTCTTACCTCTGGGTCGTAGGGTTGGATTGGTCTGACAAAGACATTGAATCCCACATGGCGCCTCCTTAGATAGAATCTTTTTTGTGCAACGGGTTCAGTGTTGAAGGTCTCGAACCcatccttggccttggttGTAGGTATATGGGCTCGAAAGAGATAAAGCTCTTTAGCTTCCCTTCTTcctcaagaaaaaaaaacatatGCGAAACAACTCGAGGCGAGCTATCAACCATGGAACTACTACGATTCTTTCTAATACTTCTTcctattaatttcttatctCTCGTTTCTGCATTGCCCCATTTTCTGAACCGCAAAGATGATGCAATTATTGCTCCAAAAGTCATGATCATATCAATGGTATGCTCCAGTATCATCTCTCAAAATTGAATCTCTAACACGGCGTGACAGTGGTCCCCTGAAGCGGAAATTTGGCATGATCGTCTTCCACGTACCCACCTCGGAAACCTATCAGCCAAAGTCGTTCACTCTCCCGGCCTCTCTATGCTATTCCCCTGTGTCACTTGTACAGACAATGGCGACATCTGCCATCTCACCATCGGCGAAGGGGAAGTCAACTCAGCCGCCTCACTCATGGCTCTCGTGCTATCTCCCAAATTTGACCTGAGTAGCACATACTTCCTGATTGCTGGTATAGCCGGCGTCAACCCCAAGTATGGAACACTCGGTACCGTAGCTGTCGCTCGCTACGCAGTCCAGGTCGCTCTCCAATACGAGATTGATTCAAGATCCCTCCCTCCTAATTTTCCCACAGGATACATCTCATATGGTCGTGACCAACCTCACGAATACCCATTTATCACGTACGGCACCGAGGTATTTGAACTCAATGCTAAACTCCAAGATACTGCTCACAAGCTAGCTTCCAAAGCCGAGCTGGAAGACGCCATTGGACCAAAGGAATACCGCGCGCTATACAGCCGGATGGGCGAGTCGTATAGAAGTGCTTCTCAACCTCCTTCTGTTGTAAAATGCGACACTGCCACGAGCGATGTATATTATTCGGGCAGCCGACTCTCGGAGTCCTTTGAGAATACCACCCGGGTATGGACAAATGGAACAGGAGTGTACTGCATGAGTGCGCAGGAGGACAATGCGGTATTAGAAGTCCTGGTCAGGGCGGCAATCGAGAAGATCGTTGACTTTTCCAGGGTCATGGTTATAAGAACTGGTATACCCTCCCAGTACCGATACCTTGAGACATTTTACTAACAGTTCAAGGCTCCAACTTTGATCGTCCTCCTCTCGGCCACTCGGACTTGAACCATCTCATGGCCCAGCAGAACGGCTTCGGTATTGCAATAGCCAATATCTTTAATGCCGGTATCGAAATCGTCAAAGGTATCGTCCGTGATTGGGACAAAACATTCAAGGACGGCATCACTGCGGAAAACTACGTGGGAGACATCTTTGGCAGTCTGGGTGGCGAGCCGGACTTTGGTTTCGGTAGTTTGACTCTTGGGAAGCGTATAGCGAAGGGTTGCAAGACGAATGACCTAGCCGTGAGGGAGATGGATAGGCGGAGGATCTTGACACAAAAGTCACTGAGAAAGGTTTAGAATCTCTTGCAAGATTGGTGATGTGCTGTCTTTCGTTTCGTATCCGGCGTGGATCCAATATGGATTTTGTGCCGTGAtcaaatttactttttatttcaCCTAGGTATATACGCATGAGAGGAAATAGCCTTTCCCTGTTTCGCTGCGTAACGTATGTATGGTCTGTACGACCAGCTAGCTAGCTTTGCTTGGCTTCAATTCATGGCCAAAGCATACGCTGTCTTGATCCCTCGCTGTGCGCCAGAAGGCACAATTCATCATCATAAATATCACAGTATTGTCTGTATAATCTCAAAACTTTTGGCGCAGTTCACCACGGCCCTTCTGCCCAGATGTCAGGTTGTCTCTCCACACACAATGTCTCCCAGCCAGACGCAACCCACAGCACCGTGAAGTGAAGCACAAGGAGAACTAGGCTCATACCAAGTCCCCATGCGCGTGGTCCACTTGAGAAATAGTCCCCGTGGCCTTGTATCATCATTGGCGAATAACTTGTTACTTGCGGTAGACCAAGGTCTAGAGCCGCTACACCGATGAGAGGAATAGCCACGTTCAGCTCTGCCATGAGGGGCCAGCAGGGACGGATGAGAGTTGTCACTTTGATACCAAATAGGCCCAGGCGGATGATGTAACTTAGTAATGGAGAGTGCGAGCCTGCAAGATTCATAAAATGGAGAATAAACACGGTCGCTCTTCGCTTCAAGGCATCAGCTGTTGTGGTGGGTGGTGGCATGAGAAGCGGGGGACTCTGGGAACTTCGCCGCTCGTGCAAGTCTGCTGATTCAGATGCGTCACTAACGCTGACTGCTGGGGTTACAAGGGAACTACGGCGACTTTCCTGGCTGCGAGAAACGACCATGGAGTGCGAGCCACGGTGTCGCGACAAGGACTGCAGATGAGGATCAAGCCGAGAACTTTGCCCGCTCTTGGTGGGCGACAAGTCTCTTGCAGTTGATCTGGCCAACGCACCAAGCTCTTCAAACTTGTCTTGTGTTGATGTCTGATTACGATGTCGTGGGCCTGCAAAATAGTAAGATCAAAGCAAATTAGATAGAACAATAGATGAAAGGCCTTACCTGGAACTGGAGTGCTCGGGTGAGCAGGCGAGTCTAAGTTTTGGATTCGAGTGGCGATTCCTAGATTTGGTACAGGCTCTTGACTTGAACCATTTTCGAAGCTCACAGACTCGCCCCTCATTGCCTTGAGGACCTCGTTGGCGCTAGGCCTTTCAGCGGGGTCTAGAGACAGCAGTTTCTTCAACAGTTGATACAGCCTCGGTGGTAGGTCAGGGCGTTCACGACGCTCATCGTGGAAGCCAGTCCAGTGGGTGATCTCTTCTCGGAGCTCATCCACGTCCTCAAGCTCTTCTTGGAGAGCATTCGCATTTTGGTAAGGCAGTCGCCCGAAACACATAAAATACAGGATCATGCCAAGTGCAAAGATATCCGACTTGGTGGTAAAGTTCGCATatcgtcccgaagaagtatCCATCTTGAGAACTTCCGGTGCACAGTATGAAATGGTTCCAGTGGTGCCGGAAGACTTGCGAACAACATTTTCCGGTTGGACCTCGCCAAAGTCGCTAATGAGGCAGATTGTTCTACCACCTTCGCGGTGCATCAAACAATTACTTGGTTTGAGATCGCGATGAATGTAGTTGGCAGCATGAAGGTATGCTACACCAGAAGTAATGTCCTTGAACAGTGAATAAATTTCTTCAACTGCCAATACGCGATTACCGTTCAC is part of the Fusarium poae strain DAOMC 252244 chromosome 4, whole genome shotgun sequence genome and encodes:
- a CDS encoding hypothetical protein (TransMembrane:3 (o636-654i666-684o704-724i)~BUSCO:17318at5125), whose protein sequence is MSLIPYQPHEGREIVLRHHNAIVVRDSQSHRLEIRGISTCPTCHQPLTRSENTPDRGYDRSFGARQETYVDPDYFRMLRAVNSNNDASTDGPPSPVRRIFGPSLGVADSTHQTSPPPPAPEEAEFVSSTPGVAQAEGSRIRRDAFSPNYFNTFFVEERVLGKGGKGVVLLVRHEIDGCALGQFACKRVPVGDDHAWLEKVLIEVELLAKLSHPNLVSYRHVWLEDVRLTRFGPSVACAFILQQYCNGGDLHQYIIGGAPREATKEELKAQMRRRSKGQLETPVDLVNGNRVLAVEEIYSLFKDITSGVAYLHAANYIHRDLKPSNCLMHREGGRTICLISDFGEVQPENVVRKSSGTTGTISYCAPEVLKMDTSSGRYANFTTKSDIFALGMILYFMCFGRLPYQNANALQEELEDVDELREEITHWTGFHDERRERPDLPPRLYQLLKKLLSLDPAERPSANEVLKAMRGESVSFENGSSQEPVPNLGIATRIQNLDSPAHPSTPVPGPRHRNQTSTQDKFEELGALARSTARDLSPTKSGQSSRLDPHLQSLSRHRGSHSMVVSRSQESRRSSLVTPAVSVSDASESADLHERRSSQSPPLLMPPPTTTADALKRRATVFILHFMNLAGSHSPLLSYIIRLGLFGIKVTTLIRPCWPLMAELNVAIPLIGVAALDLGLPQVTSYSPMMIQGHGDYFSSGPRAWGLGMSLVLLVLHFTVLWVASGWETLCVERQPDIWAEGPW
- a CDS encoding hypothetical protein (TransMembrane:10 (i184-203o215-235i382-403o423-449i869-887o893-915i936-962o1016-1036i1048-1066o1072-1089i)~BUSCO:2255at5125), whose product is MDDITTASDPRYGGSGEGSNSNSNSGSQHQPPIDMTSQIPNNDDPPFDLHDDEPVQGNNFAFTPTQLHKLLTTRSLPALRAFGGLLGLAAGLRTDISAGLSVDETTLDGTVSFDEAVASGNLERPPLVSAASPPPSPPLLHNGLFEHHDNHYVDRKRVFGDNRLPQIAQKSFFRLLWIAFNDKLIILLTISATISLAIGIYQSADKSIGASRVEWVDGVTIVVAILVIIIASAATDWQKNYKFKKVNERKQQRDVTVVRSGKLQRISVHEVVVGDLLHLEAGDIVAVDGVLVQASSLQMNESSISGEADLVHKCVPNPHHSVHPSRIDPFILSGTTVARGVGSYIVTAVGVNSTYGRILMSLRDDVKATPLQVKLGRLGKQLIIIGGVAGSIFFLVLLIRFLITLNTITGGPSQKAEDFLHILILAVTVVVITVPEGLALNVTIALAFATKRMLRDNNLVRLIRSCEIMGNATTVCSDKTGTLTQNKMTVVVGRVGLESYFDDTDLATPDPDSSMSRASTIKCDSSTDLAKSLSPDCRRLLKDSIALNSTAFETDDSGSSPFMGSSTETALLQFSRQHLGMGNLAEERANCPLVAILPFDSSRKWMAVLIKVDDDRYRLLVKGAAEVVFEYCAFVVLDPTFRLPVARLSENDRISYRNTIEDYAARMLRPVAMAYRDFTAHEIFEGPDDDPDNINLEWLASGMIFIGAFGIRDPLRPEVVESVRQCQAAGVFVRMVTGDNFLTAKAIAAECGIYTAGGIAMDGPTFRDLTPEQLDAVIPRLQVLARSSPEDKLLLVTHLKRMNETVAVTGDGTNDGLALKAADVGFAMGIQGTEVAKEAASIILLDDNFASIVKALSWGRSVNDSVKKFCQFQFTINITAGIITVVSELVGDAIFTVVQLLWINLIMDIFASLGYATDHPSPDFLKRKPEPRNAPIISITMWKMIICQAIYQLIVVFVVHYAGWDTFNPDTEFEIEKLQTLVLNIYVWMQFFNQHNCRRVDNKLDIWYQGILRNPWFIGVQLITIAGQFIIVFKGGEAFDTTPLTGAQWGWSLLFGVMSIPLGALIRQIPDSWVQSLFTLVGNCWFAIWRPLRASMSKALNCFKRKKADDKEEQQPEHEMGPVENILHMMHLTSEMEEDETPMTQEQREAMARSDQRRLLKEGEKQKRELDLHVLVEAAKLGRPSDGAIFEIHPKTLKDDPILRTSGGTDSTSPPSQDERFMKFVAVNTARPRRTKGANPRDQTRPSQQQEQKSSWRHHISWEGLLRSKRR